Proteins encoded within one genomic window of Glandiceps talaboti chromosome 3, keGlaTala1.1, whole genome shotgun sequence:
- the LOC144432625 gene encoding uncharacterized protein LOC144432625: MHAGGKLLTPLPMPSSGYSVPYFRDESVLKHAVAYVRPLQKNMQIDHSASSAHCEEERESKAAKVSCVNCGKEVTIGCLENHQKVCNVDVDNLSISEVRTNLTLNQTLELLTWRYCMNLSCWFHVFCHLYCYLGITNTQNIKIYTKWIL, translated from the exons ATGCATGCTGGTGGCAAACTACTAACCCCTCTACCCATGCCTAGCAGTGGCTATTCGGTACCTTATTTTAGGGACGAGTCTGTGTTAAAGCACGCTGTAGCTTATGTGAGACCCCTGCAAAAGAATATGCAGATAGATCACAGCGCTAGCAGCGCTCACTGTGAG GAAGAGCGAGAAAGTAAGGCAGCCAAAGTATCCTGTGTGAATTGTGGAAAGGAAGTTACTATAGGCTGTTTGGAAAATCATCAAAAAGTTTGTAATGTAGATGTTGATAATCTGTCCATCAGTGAAGTGAGGACCAATCTGACGTTGAACCAAACACTGGAGTTATTGACATGGAGGTACTGTATGAATTTAAGCTGTTGGTTTCATGTTTTTTGTCACCTTTACTGCTATTTGGGTAtcacaaatacacaaaatatcaaaatttacacaaaatggaTATTGTAG